One Streptosporangium sp. NBC_01495 DNA window includes the following coding sequences:
- a CDS encoding non-ribosomal peptide synthetase, with translation MTEQVVDVFPSSSGQERMWFLARFEPELAVYNIGMLMPMSARQPVDPRRLEAAVAHVVRRHEVLRTVFEFRDGQVVQIVSGAVPPVRLTETDLTHLPADLREAELARLAKADSVTPFVLDRAPLWRLRQVRMADDDLRLICVFDHTVFDGVSSHIFVNELEECYDAIGEGREPKLAELPIQFADFAVWQRDRLTGKFVKEELAHWRERLAGIPSDLALPADRPRPRSRSYRGEMQLGAFSPEVSAGIQRLAKDLNSTLFTVMLTAFATVLSRWSGQYDVVVGTPIAGRLLPETEPVIGMFVNAVALRADLTGDPTFAEAAGRVRTTVAEALDHQELPFERLVEALQPTRDLSVPPIYQVMFNLAGDTNEGQIANGTAKVDLQLDLNMRGGRLHTRLEYSTDLFDPSTIERFGACLETLVEAAVADPGTPISRLPLLTPAERDRVVALGVGEDPGRAVHLLGGPAGVTDPAGARDVGGAGRGDTRDVGGAEGIVARDVGGAAGAGTTPAPASSPTSLTSLIEAQVARTPDAPAVVTGDATLTYAELDERATRLAHWLRGIGVGRGNPVAVCAERSAELVVGLLAVLKAGGAYVPLDPEYPPSRLAFMLADSGARVMLTQRHLRDLLPEGAVKPVLLDAPDTWGPQPSGTALPVAGPDDAAYVIYTSGSTGRPKGVVNTHGGIVNRLAWMQDRFGLTPAEAVLQKTPTSFDVSVWEFFWPLVTGASLVPVRPGGHRDPNHQRDLIKAHSVSTAHFVPSMLALFLEETGIESCRSLKRVICSGEELPPHLAARFFERLPGVELHNLYGPTEAAVDVTAWRVEPEGAGTRHTLPIGPPMPGNRLHVLDDLLQPAPVGVPGHLHIGGVQVARGYADRPGLTAERFVPDPYGPPGSRLYATGDLARVRADGSLEFLGRMDDQVKVHGWRVELGEIEAVIAEHPRVRRAVVALRDDAPGGRGLVGYVDWSGDASALTAELRRTLARKLPAALIPQAFVGIDNIPLGPSGKLDRGALPAPTGSGRADLGTPYTEPRTPLETELCALWGELLGRERIGVEDDFFQLGGHSLLAVLLVTRYRDTYGVEMPLRRCFEITTVTEHALAVLELQLGNDDEELAALLAALEDPADE, from the coding sequence ATGACCGAACAGGTGGTGGACGTCTTCCCGTCCTCCTCCGGGCAGGAACGGATGTGGTTCCTCGCCCGCTTCGAGCCCGAGCTCGCCGTCTACAACATCGGCATGCTCATGCCGATGAGCGCCCGCCAGCCGGTCGACCCGCGCCGGCTGGAGGCGGCCGTCGCCCACGTGGTACGCCGCCACGAGGTGCTGCGCACCGTCTTCGAGTTCAGGGACGGTCAGGTGGTGCAGATCGTCAGCGGCGCCGTCCCCCCGGTGCGGCTCACCGAGACCGACCTCACCCACCTGCCCGCCGACCTGCGCGAGGCCGAGCTGGCCCGGCTGGCCAAGGCGGACTCGGTCACGCCGTTCGTCCTGGACCGGGCGCCGCTGTGGCGGCTGCGGCAGGTGCGGATGGCCGACGACGACCTGCGGCTGATCTGCGTGTTCGACCACACCGTGTTCGACGGCGTCTCCAGCCACATCTTCGTCAACGAGCTGGAGGAGTGCTACGACGCCATCGGCGAGGGACGCGAGCCCAAGCTGGCGGAGCTGCCCATCCAGTTCGCCGACTTCGCCGTCTGGCAGCGGGACCGGCTGACCGGGAAGTTCGTCAAGGAGGAGCTGGCGCACTGGCGGGAGCGGCTGGCCGGGATCCCGTCCGACCTCGCCCTGCCCGCCGACCGGCCGCGCCCGCGCAGCCGCTCCTACCGGGGTGAGATGCAGCTGGGCGCGTTCTCCCCGGAGGTGTCGGCCGGGATCCAGCGCCTGGCCAAGGACCTGAACTCGACACTGTTCACGGTCATGCTCACCGCGTTCGCGACCGTGCTGTCCCGCTGGTCGGGGCAGTACGACGTCGTGGTGGGCACCCCCATCGCGGGGCGGCTGCTGCCGGAGACCGAACCCGTCATCGGCATGTTCGTCAACGCCGTGGCACTCCGCGCCGACCTGACCGGCGACCCGACGTTCGCCGAGGCGGCCGGGCGGGTGCGCACCACGGTCGCCGAGGCCCTGGACCACCAGGAGCTGCCGTTCGAACGGCTGGTGGAGGCGCTCCAGCCGACCAGGGATCTGAGCGTGCCGCCGATCTATCAGGTGATGTTCAACCTGGCCGGCGACACCAACGAGGGCCAGATCGCCAACGGCACCGCCAAGGTGGACCTGCAGCTGGACCTCAACATGCGCGGAGGGCGGCTGCACACCCGCCTGGAGTACAGCACCGACCTGTTCGACCCGTCCACGATCGAGCGGTTCGGCGCCTGCCTGGAGACGCTGGTCGAGGCCGCGGTCGCCGACCCGGGGACGCCGATCTCCCGGCTGCCGCTGCTGACCCCCGCGGAACGGGACCGCGTCGTCGCGCTCGGCGTCGGCGAGGACCCGGGGCGTGCCGTGCACCTCCTGGGCGGCCCGGCGGGCGTGACCGATCCGGCCGGCGCCCGGGACGTCGGTGGTGCCGGTAGGGGCGACACCCGCGACGTCGGCGGTGCCGAGGGCATCGTCGCCCGGGACGTCGGTGGTGCCGCCGGGGCCGGCACGACTCCGGCCCCGGCGAGTTCGCCGACCTCGTTGACCTCGTTGATCGAGGCTCAGGTGGCCAGGACTCCGGACGCTCCGGCCGTGGTCACCGGCGACGCCACGCTGACGTACGCGGAACTGGACGAGCGCGCCACCCGGCTCGCCCACTGGCTGCGCGGGATCGGGGTCGGGCGGGGCAACCCGGTGGCGGTGTGCGCCGAGCGGTCGGCCGAACTGGTCGTCGGCCTGCTCGCGGTGCTCAAGGCGGGCGGGGCGTACGTCCCCCTCGACCCGGAGTACCCGCCGTCGCGGCTGGCGTTCATGCTGGCCGACAGCGGGGCCCGGGTGATGCTGACCCAGCGCCACCTGCGTGACCTGCTCCCCGAAGGCGCCGTCAAACCGGTGCTGCTGGACGCGCCCGACACCTGGGGACCGCAGCCCTCAGGAACGGCGCTTCCGGTGGCCGGTCCCGACGACGCCGCGTACGTGATCTACACCTCGGGTTCGACCGGGCGTCCCAAGGGCGTCGTCAACACCCACGGGGGCATCGTCAACCGGCTCGCCTGGATGCAGGACCGGTTCGGCCTCACCCCGGCCGAGGCGGTCCTGCAGAAGACCCCGACGAGCTTCGACGTGTCGGTCTGGGAGTTCTTCTGGCCGCTGGTCACCGGGGCGTCCCTGGTACCGGTCCGGCCGGGCGGGCACCGCGACCCCAACCACCAGCGCGACCTGATCAAGGCGCACTCGGTGAGCACCGCGCACTTCGTCCCCTCGATGCTGGCCCTGTTCCTGGAGGAGACCGGCATCGAGTCGTGCCGCTCGCTGAAGCGGGTGATCTGCAGTGGAGAGGAGCTGCCGCCGCACCTGGCCGCCCGCTTCTTCGAGCGGCTGCCCGGGGTGGAGCTGCACAACCTCTACGGGCCGACGGAGGCGGCGGTCGACGTGACCGCCTGGCGGGTGGAGCCGGAGGGGGCGGGCACGCGGCACACGCTGCCCATCGGCCCGCCCATGCCGGGCAACCGCCTGCACGTGCTGGACGACCTGCTCCAGCCGGCGCCGGTCGGCGTACCCGGGCACCTGCACATCGGCGGCGTCCAGGTGGCGCGCGGCTACGCGGACCGGCCCGGCCTGACGGCCGAGCGGTTCGTACCCGACCCGTACGGGCCGCCCGGCTCGCGGCTGTACGCGACCGGCGACCTGGCGAGGGTTCGCGCCGACGGGAGCCTCGAGTTCCTGGGACGGATGGACGACCAGGTGAAGGTGCACGGCTGGCGGGTCGAGCTCGGCGAGATCGAGGCCGTGATCGCCGAACACCCCCGGGTGCGCCGGGCGGTCGTGGCACTGCGCGACGACGCCCCCGGTGGGCGCGGGCTGGTCGGGTACGTCGACTGGTCGGGAGACGCCTCGGCGCTCACCGCGGAGCTGCGCAGGACGCTCGCCAGAAAACTGCCCGCCGCGCTCATCCCGCAGGCGTTCGTCGGGATCGACAACATCCCGCTCGGCCCGAGCGGCAAGCTCGACCGGGGCGCGCTGCCCGCGCCGACCGGCTCGGGCCGGGCCGACCTCGGCACGCCGTACACGGAGCCGCGCACCCCGCTGGAGACCGAGCTGTGCGCCCTGTGGGGCGAGCTGCTCGGCCGGGAGCGCATCGGCGTCGAGGACGACTTCTTCCAGCTCGGCGGCCACTCGCTGCTCGCGGTGCTGCTGGTCACCCGCTACCGGGACACGTACGGCGTGGAGATGCCGCTGCGGCGGTGCTTCGAGATCACCACGGTGACCGAGCACGCCCTCGCCGTACTGGAGCTGCAGCTCGGGAACGACGACGAGGAGCTGGCGGCGCTGCTCGCGGCGCTGGAGGACCCCGCGGATGAGTGA
- a CDS encoding MbtH family protein, translating to MSGSLPDTKVVLNDEEQYSIWPSGRDNPDGWHDAGFTGTKDECLAHIEQVWTDMRPRSLREAMKAGDAG from the coding sequence GTGAGCGGATCCCTTCCCGACACCAAGGTCGTTCTCAACGACGAGGAGCAGTACTCCATCTGGCCCTCGGGCCGCGACAACCCGGACGGCTGGCACGACGCGGGCTTCACCGGCACCAAGGACGAGTGCCTGGCCCACATCGAGCAGGTCTGGACCGACATGCGTCCGCGCAGCCTGCGCGAGGCGATGAAAGCGGGAGACGCGGGATGA